The following nucleotide sequence is from Lacinutrix sp. Hel_I_90.
GCTGGTGATTTTAAACCTATTATGTTACTTGGTCTTCTTGCTGGCTCAATGCCGTTTGACCCCCTATTAAATGCCATTTCTGGTAGAACAAAAGCACTTAAAAAACAAGTAGCACTAGAAGCTAATACGGTATTAATGTATGCCATCAAAGGAAGACTCTCTGAAACTTTTTTTAAGAACAATCCTCTAAAAGAAGACTTGAGAATGGACTTTTTTTACTTTTGTGCAGAAGATGAAAACTTTACTAAACGCTGCAAAAATAGCGATTTAGAAGCTTTGGATTTTATGAAAGAAAAATACGAAAACTATCAAAAAAATATAATATCTAAAGATTAATTTTGATTTGGAATACTTTTTGAATCAATTCCTTTAGTTTTGAATCCGAAATATAAAAGAATGAAAGCTGTAAATTATTTAATAATACCGTGTTTTTTTTTAATGCTGTCTGCATCTGTCCTACATAAATATTATGTAAGTGTCACGCAAGTTGAATATGTTAAAGAGAAAAAAGCAGTTCAAATTACCACACGAATTTTTATAGATGATTTTGAAAAATTACTGCGAGAGCGTTTTGATCAGACCATCACTTTAGCTTCAAACAAGGATGAAAAACACATTGATAAGTATATTGAAACGTATATTAAATCAAAACTCAAGATTTCGATAAATGGTAAGGCCGTTGATTATACCTTTTTAGGCAAAGAATATGACGAAGATATTGTACAGTGTTTTATTGAGATTAAAGACATTGAAAACATCCAGACCTTTGAAATAACCAATAAAGTTCTTTTTGATCAATTTGAAGAGCAAAAAAATGTGGTGAGAACCTATATTAATTCAAAACACAAGTCTTTCATTCTAATTCCGCAAAACGATAAAGGAATGTTAAATTTCTAATAAAAGGATTTAGAAGACGTTAAAAATTGTTAATTTCAGCCTCAATACTCAAACAACAATTTATAATGAATAATTTAAAGTACTATTTCTTGTTAGCCCTTTTTGTTACTGCTGGCGCTTTTGCCCAACAGAACCAAGAAAAGAGGGAGCCGCAACAAGGTCACACCAACGAAAATAAATTCAAACAACTCTACGAAGAGTTTTCAACACCAAACAGGTACCGTGCAGCATCAGGAGCTCCGGGTTCAGCTTATTATCAGCAGCAAGCAGATTATAAAATGGACTTAGAACTGGATGATGAAAAGGCAAGATTGTCTGGATATGAGACTATTACCTACACTAATAATTCACCAGATGTTTTAAAATACTTATGGGTGCAATTAGATCAAAACGTGCGTGCCAGAGATTCTAAATCACCTTTAATTGAAGGTAGCGGTGTAAGACCTGCGGCACAAGTGTCTTCTTTTGCCAATGATTATATGAGTGAAGGTTTTGATGGTGGTTTTAAAATAGAAGCTGTTAAGGACGAAAACGGAAACCCATTGCAGCATATGATTAATCGTACGATGATGCGTGTAGAAATGCCAAAACCATTAGCTGCTGGAGGACAATTTTCTTTTTCTATTAAATGGTGGTATAACATTAATGATCATGTAAATGGTAGAGGGCGTTCTGGTTATGAATATTTCGCAGAGGACGACAACAGAGCATACGTTATTGCACAATTCTATCCAAGAATGGCGGTATATAATGATGTTGAAGGATGGCAAAACTCTCAATTTTGGGGGCGTGATGAATTTGCATTGCCTTTTGGAAACTTTGAAGTGAATATAACCGTGCCAGCTGATCATATTTTAGATGGTACAGGAAAGTTAATGAATAGAAAAGAAGTCTTTTCTAAAGACATGATGAAACGCTACGAAGAAGCAAAGAAATCTTACGATAAGCCTGTAGTCATTGTAACACAAGCTGAAGTTGAAAAATTAGAAAAATCAAAATCAAAAGATAAGAAAACCTGGAAATTATATGCTGAAAATGTACGTGATTTCGGTTTTGCTACCTCAAGACGTTTTATTTGGGACATGATGGCTGTGAAAATTGGAGATAAGGATGTTATGGCCGTGTCAATGTATCCAAAAGAAGGAAATCCGCTTTGGGAACAATGGTCTACAAAAGCGGTTGCCAGTACTTTAAAATCATACTCTCGTATGACTTTCGATTACCCATATCATAAAGCCATTTCAGTTCATGCCAAAAATCAAGGTATGGAGTACCCAATGATTTGTTGGAATTATGGACGACCAGATAAAGATGGAAAATATAGTGATCGTGTAAAATTTGGTATGATGTCTGTAATTATTCATGAAGTTGGACATAATTTCTTTCCAATGATTGTAAATAGTGATGAGCGTCAATGGACTTGGATGGATGAAGGATTAAACACCTTTGTACAGTATGTGGCAGAGCAAGATTTTGGTAAGTGGTATCCAGATGCCTTATCTCCAGGGCAAAGTACTTATCCTTCTCGTCGTGGACCAGCTGCTAATATTACAAGATACATGGGCGGTGATCAAAACTATATTGCACCAATCATGACTAAAGGCTTAAACACCTATCAATTTGGAAATAATGCCTACGGAAAACCAGGAACTGCACTTAATATTTTAAGAGAAACAGTTATGGGAGAAGAGCTTTTTGACTATGCGTTTAGAGAGTATTCTAATCGTTGGATGTTTAAACACCCTACACCAGAAGATTTTTTCCGTACGATGGAAGATGCGTCTGCAATGGATTTAGATTGGTTTTGGAGAGGTTGGTTCTATACTACAGACTACGTTGATATTGGAGTAAAAGAGGTGAAAAAATATTACGTGACTGCTACTCCAAATAAAGAAGGAACTGCTATGGCAAACCGTTTTGGGATGGATACAAAAGATGGTGTCTACTTTGTTGAAGAAGGAAGTGAAGAAGATAAACCAGGTATGAAAGATGAAGATATCATGGAGAAATCTAAAACATTAAAACAATATGTTATGGATAATTTTACACCAGCAGAAAGAGCGACAATGAAAGCGCCAAAGTATTTTTATAGTGTAAGTTTTGAAAAGCCAGGCGGATTAGTAATGCCTATTATTGTTGAGTATACTTATAAAGATGGCACTTCGAAAACCGAAACCTATCCAGCACAAATTTGGAGATTGAATGACAAAGAAGTGAGTAAATCTATTGCTTCAGATAAAGAAATTGTAAAAATTACTGTCGATCCAAATTTAGAAACAGCAGATGTCGATACCTCTAATAATTCTTGGCCGCAAGAAACACAAGAGTCTGATTTTGATAAATTTAAAAATAAAACGAAAGACTAAAGAATCGTTTTTTAAATCCTTTACAAAGCCTATTCGCAAGAATAGGCTTTTTTTTTTAGTGAAAAAACAAGGAAAGTTTAAGGGTGATATTAGCATTCTTTGGAAGTAGAGAGATAACGTGTTCTGTTTCAGTAGTCAAAAGGATTTTACTTATGATATCATTAGTTTTCTGTTAAAAATATGTGATTTTTAAAATATTTTTTACTTCGTTTTGATTTTATTACATTAGCGAACATTAAAAACTAATCAAACAAAAATTTAATATGGAATCAATGATGATTTACATGCCAATAGCTTTGGCGCTTATAGGATTAATTTACATGGTTATAAAAAAATCATGGGTTATGAAACAAGATGCTGGAGATGGTAAAATGAAAGAAATTTCAGATCATATTTACGAAGGCGCACTAGCTTTTTTAAATGCTGAATACAGATTACTCGCCATCTTTGTGGTTATAGTCAGTGTTTTATTAACCATAGTTTCATTTGTTGTACCTACAACACATTGGTTAATTGTAATAGCATTTATTTTTGGAGCTTTCTTTTCTGCTTGGGCAGGAAACATGGGGATGAAAATAGCAACTAAAACCAACGTTAGAACAACGCAAGCTGCGCGTACGAGTTTACCAAACGCACTAAAAGTCTCTTTTGGAGGAGGAACTGTAATGGGGCTTGGTGTTGCAGGTTTAGCGGTATTAGGCTTAACAAGTTTCTTTATCTTTTTCTTTTGGTTCTTTATGGGAAGCGAATGGACAAATACAATGGACATGACTATTGTCTTAGAAACACTAGCAGGATTCTCGTTAGGTGCTGAGTCCATCGCATTATTTGCGCGTGTTGGTGGTGGTATATACACCAAAGCAGCCGATGTTGGCGCTGATTTAGTAGGTAAAGTCGAAGCCGGTATTCCGGAAGATGATCCTCGTAATCCGGCCACTATTGCAGATAATGTTGGAGATAATGTAGGGGATGTTGCTGGTATGGGAGCCGATTTATTTGGTTCTTACGTAGCAACTGTATTAGCCGCAATGGTTCTTGGTAACTATGTGATTAAAGATATGGGGGGAAACATTGCTGATGCCTTTGGTGGTATTGGGCCAATATTATTGCCTATGTCCATAGCTGGTGTAGGGATTATTATTTCTTTAATTGGAACCCTATTAGTAAAAATAAAAAGTAACGACGCTAAAGAATCTCATGTCATGGGCGCTTTAAATGTTGGTAATTGGGTGTCTATAGGTTTAGTGGCGCTCTCATGTTTTGGTTTAGTGACTTGGATGTTACCAGAAACCATGCAAATGAACTTCTTTGGTGAAGGCTTACAAGAAATTTCTTCGATGCGTGTATTTTATGCCACACTTGTTGGTTTATTTGTTGGTGCAGGAATTTCTTCAGTAACTGAATATTATACAGGATTAGGAAAAGGCCCAATCTTAAAAATTGTTCAACAATCGAGTACTGGAGCAGGAACAAACATTATCGCTGGTTTAGCAACAGGGATGATTTCTACATTTCCTTCAGTATTATTATTTGCTGGAGCAATATGGGCATCTTACGCATTTGCAGGATTTTATGGTGTAGCATTAGCCGCTTCTGCAATGATGGCAACAACAGCGATGCAGTTAGCGATCGATGCTTTCGGACCTATATCTGATAATGCAGGTGGTATTGCTGAAATGAGTGAACAAGACCCAATCGTAAGAGAACGTACAGATATCTTAGATTCTGTTGGAAATACTACAGCAGCTACAGGAAAAGGTTTTGCTATTGCATCTGCAGCATTAACGTCATTAGCTTTATTTGCAGCTTATGTAACCTTTACAGGAATTGATGGTATTAATATCTTTAAAGCACCCGTATTAGCCATGTTATTTGTAGGTGGTATGGTGCCAGTGGTATTTTCTGCTTTAGCAATGAATGCTGTTGGTAAGGCTGCTATGGAAATGGTAGAAGAAGTGCGTCGTCAGTTTAGAGAAATTCCCGGGATTATGGAAGGTACAGGAAAACCTGAATATGATAAGTGTGTCGCCATTTCTACAAAAGCGTCACTTAAAGAAATGATGTTACCAGGTTTACTAACTATTGGATTTCCATTAGTAATTGCATTTATTCCAATGCTTTTTGGAATGAATAACCTGGCTATTGCTGAAATGTTAGGGGGTTATATGGCAGGTGTAACTGTATCTGGTGTACTTTGGGCTATTTTCCAGAACAACGCTGGTGGTGCTTGGGATAATGCTAAAAAATCTTTTGAAGCAGGTGTTGAAATTAACGGAGAAATGACTTATAAAGGAAGTGATGCGCACAAAGCAGCAGTAACTGGTGATACTGTTGGTGATCCTTTTAAAGATACGTCTGGTCCTTCAATGAATATATTGATTAAATTAACCTGTCTTATCGGACTAGTGATTGCGCCAATTTTAGGAGGGCATATTGAAGAAGGTATGGCAAATAATAATCAAGAGGTTGAAATTATTGTCGATTCTTCCAAAGATTTAGCTGAGGCAACGATTACCTATGCAACCATAGAAAATGGACAAGAAGTAACTAAAGAAGAAACATTTTTAGGAACGCAAGCAGAAGTTGAAGCCAAATTAAAAGCGTTTGAAGTGTCGGTCGCAACAAATGAAGGTGATACTAAAAAAGTGATCAAAAAAATACAGGTTATTAAATAATAGTTTTAACACAAAACCATAAAGAAGCCACGTTTATCGTGGTTTTTTTTTGTTAAATTTTCTATCTTTATACCTTATGAATTATGACGATCTAACCACATTGGGTATTGCTTTTGGTTTAGGACTTCTCGTTGGGATGCAGCGTGAAAAGACTAATAATCATATGGCAGGCGTTAGAACATTTACTCTTATTTCTATATTGGGTGTGATGGCTGGTTTCTTAACACGAGCTTATGACAATCCGTTTATACTACCTGTTCTAGGGTTGGCAATAACAGCAATGTTATTAATGGCTAATGTTATTAAGTATAAAAAATTTGAAGAAGCAGATGTTGGTCAAACCACTGAAGTAGCAGCATTACTCATGTTTGCTATTGGTGCCTATCTTGTGCTTGGAAGTCAATTAATAGGTGTTTTGGTTGGAGCTTCTATGGCCATTTTATTGTATCTAAAAGAACACTTACACAATTTTATAGACAAATTAAAGTCTAAAGATTTGTCCGCTATCATGACTTTAACAGGGATTAGTTTGGTGATTTTACCCATACTCCCTGATGAAGCCTACGGCCCTTTTAAGGTTTTAAACCCAAGGAATATTTGGTTGATGATAACCTTAATTGTTGGGATTAGCGTTTTTGGTTACTTTATCTATAAATTTGTTGGAAAAAAGGTTGGAATTATTTCAAACGGTATTCTGGGCGGTTTAATTAGTAGTACAGCAACTACTATTAGTTATGCTCGTAAAACTACAGGGGCAGCATCCATTAGTAAATTGGCTGCTTTTGTTATTACTATCGCGTCCACAGTGTCCTTTTTTAGGGTTTTATTTGAAGTAGGTGTCATTATTCCAAATCAGTTAGCGATCATTGCAATGCCTATTGGAGCGTTAATTTTAATTATGATATTGACTTGCGTGGTCTTGTTTTATTTTATTAATAAGGATCTTTCGAAGAGTGAGGAAATGCCAGAGCCTGAAAATCCCGCGCAGTTTAAAAGCGCCTTAATCTTTGGGTTACTTTACGGTATTATATTACTAGCTGTTGCATTTTCCAAAGAGAAATTTGGAAATAATGCACTCTATATCGTTTCTATAATTAGTGGTTTAACAGATGTTGATGCCATTACCTTATCTTTGTCTCAATTAATTAAAGAAGGTAACCTAAAAGCAACATTTGGATGGAAATTAATTTTGTTAGCAGGATTATCAAATATGCTCTTTAAAGGAGTTATGGCAATGGTCCTTGGCGCAAAAGCACTTGCGAAATGGATTATTATTTCTTTTGGAGTAATTATTACAGCGGGATTATTAATTATGTGGCTTTGGCCAGAATCTTGGCATTTCTAAAAACATAACATGTTTAAAAAAGACCCTTTACAAATTATAGCCTTTCAAAGCTATGGAACCAATACACATTTTTATGCCAGAGGAAGAGCTTTGGAAGATGAATCTATTGATTTAGAATCCCAAAAAATGTTGCATTTAATTGTTAATTCTTGGAAACGTTTTGAATCTGACGAAATTGCTAATGTTGCCATCAGGATTAAATTGCCAAATAATACGATTATTAAGGCAACGACAGATAGTCGCGGCTATTTTAAAATTGAAGAAAACGTAATAGATCTAAGCACTTTATGTAATTCCGAAGGATGGGTTCCCTTTGTATTGTCTTATGACGATGTTACTATAGAAAGAAAAATAACAAACGATAACAGATTTCCCGGTGAGTTATTAATTCCCGCAAAGAGCGCCCAGTTTGGTGTTGCAAGTGATATTGATGATACTATTTTACATACAGGAGTAGTATCCACCTTAAAATGGCGCGTAATTTATAACTCCCTATTTAAAAACGCTAAAAGTAGATTGCCTTTAGAAGGGGCTGCAGAGTTTTACCACATGCTGCATCGCGGTGCATCTGGAAAGAATGCGAACCCTATTTTTTATGTGAGTCATAGCCCATGGAATTTATACCGGTATCTTGAACTTTTTTTACGGCAGAACAATTTTCCAAAAGGACCCATTTTATTGCGTAATTTAGGTAATTTTATTCGCAAAAAACCACAGGGAGAGAAGCCTCAAAAGCAAAAAGAGATTCTTAACCTTTTAAAAACCTATCCAGAGTTACCCTTTATTTTAATAGGGGATAGCGGTGAACATGACCCTGATATTTATATTGAGATAGCAGAACTATATCCAGAGAGAATTAAAGCCATCTATTTACGAAGCGTAAAGCACGAAAAGAAAATTATACGTGTAAAAGGCTTGCTTGAAAACTATAAAACAACGCCTGCCTTATTAGTTGAAAGTAGTGAAGAGGCTATTGTGCATGCAAGACAAAATGGATTTATTGCTTAGTAAGTTTATAAAAAACAATGCTAAAAAATATAAAAAACAAGAAATCGTTTATCCCATAAATAGAGTAGAATATACCGGTTAGAGTGTCTTGCTCAAATACCCTACTTAATTCGTTTTTTAATAGCCACTGTAGCCATACTATAGCATAAATTATTTTTTCGATGGCAAAAACGGCTATTAACCATTTGACATGTTTAAAGTTTTGGCTTACGGCAATATAGGCTAATCCCCAAACAAGAATCATTAACAAACCAAAGTTAGACATGACCTCAGGTTGTATTGTTGTTATAACAGCATTAGTGAAAAGTTTAGAAAATAAAGGAACGCCAATTACATTTGAAAGCCCAGCGGCTATAAAGCCTTTTGATATTAGTTTTTCATACTTCATTATTAGAAATAGTTATAAGTGGCTAATTGAGACTGTAACGGTTTTTTATTGTTTTTTACGTAGTCGTTCTTTTGCTCGGCATCAATAATTCTAGCTTTTACATTATCTTCTAATTGTAATTCTAACACCTCTTTTATTATTTTAAAATTATCAGGATCTAGAATGGGCGCAATAACTTCTATACGGTGACTTAAATTACGAGTCATCCAATCTGCAGACCCAATAAAGAGTTTTTCATCACCATTATTTCCAAATAAATAGACGCGACCATGTTCTAAGAAACGGTCTACAATACTTGTAACTGTAATGTTTTCGCTTTGTCCTTTTATGCCGGGAACCAAACAACAAATACCACGAATGAGCAACCTAATTTTTACACCAGCATTACTCGCCTTATACAAGAGCTTAATCATATTATTATCCTGAAGGCTATTCATTTTTAATATAATCAACCCTTGTTTCCCTGCATGTGCAAAAGCGATTTCACGTTCAACCATTACTGAAAATTTATGGCGTGAAGTGAAAGGAGAAATTAATAATTTTTTGGCCTTTGGTACAATTAACACCCCTTCTAAAACTAAAAATACGCGGTTAAGCTCTTTCGTTATTTTTTTATTCGTCGTCATTAAACCAAAATCTGTATAGAGTTTGGCGGTGTTCTCATTAAAGTTTCCTGTGCCAATATAGCAATACCGTTCCGTGGTGTTTTTAAGTTCTCTTTCTATGTAAAGAATTTTGGAATGCACCTTTATGCCTGGGTAGCTATAAATAACTTTAGCCCCATTCTCTTTAAATATTTTCCCCCATTTAAGATTGTTTTCTTCATCAAATCGTGCTTTTGCCTCAATAAAAATAACCACTGTCTTTCCTTTTTTAGCGGCTAAAGCAATAGCATCATTTAACCTCGAAGTCTTTGCGACACGATATAAAGTCATTTTTATTGTGGTGATTTGTTCATCATTAGCAGCTTCTTCAAGTAATCTAATAACAGGCTCAAAAGATTGATACGGGTAATGTATTAATTGGTCTTTGGCAGCTATAGCGGTGAACATAGAGTCGTATTCACTTAATAAAAGATGTGGCTTAGGCGCTAATTCGGCATTTAATAGTTGCTTGTTGGTTGGATTTGGAAATTCAAAAAAATCTTTAAAGTTATGATGTGGTCCTCCTAAAATAATATCTGCATTAGACACATCTAAAGCTTTTTTTAAATGGTTTTGAAGTGCTTCAGGTGTCTTAGAGTCTAACAAAATTCGTGTGGCCTGACCCGTTTCCCGTTTAGGTAATGCTTCTTTTATTTTTTGCATCAAATTCCCCGAAAATTCATCTTCAATATACAGCTCAGCATCACGTGATACTTTTAATTCATAATAATTTAAAGCGGGCTTAGCCTGTTTTAATCTGAAATTGTATTTTATAATATCGTCTATAAAAGTGATATAATGTTTGTTGTCTTCCGTTGGAAAAACAAAAAAGCGATCATGTTCTGAAGGTATTGAAACAATTTCGAATTGTTCATCATTAATCAAAGCAGCAAGGTACAGCGCTTCGTTTTCTACAAATACAGATTTGTTGTCATGGATAGTATAAAGGTCTGAATCTATATTAGATTTCAACGATTTATCGAAGTAGTCTTTTGCAATTTGTCTTTGACGTTCAGAAAAGGCGTCAACATTAATTAAATGAATATTTTCCTTTTTTAATGCTGGAATAATCTCACCAATAAAAATACGTCCAAAGGCCTCTTGTTGCAAATGCACCTGCTTCCTAATTTCCTTTAAAACCTTATTAGGTTTAGTAATTAGTTTTTTACGAAGCGGTTTTTCAATGTCTTTTATTTGGCGAATATCAGATACGCGCACTTTAAAAAACTCATCTAAGTTAGAAGAAAAAATGGCTAAGAACTTAATACGTTCGTATAATAGGTTACGCTCATCTCCTGCCTCTTGTAATACCCGATGATTAAAACGAAGCCAAGATAAGTCGCGATGAAAATATTTAGTATTATAAAGAGCTGCCATTAGTTTTTAATACAAAAGAACAGGATTTAAAATAAAAGGATGTGAGAAAAATGTTAAGTTTAAAACAAACCATTGATTTCAGCATCAATTTTATTTAATATGACACCTAAATCTTCAGGTTTATCAACAAAGTCTAAATTATCAACATCAATAATTAGTAATTTTCCTTTATCATAACCATGAACAAAAGCCTCGTAACGTTCGTTTAATCTACTGAGGTAATCAATGCTAATTGAGTTTTCATAATCACGCCCGCGTTTGTGAATTTGAGCCACTAGATTAGAAATAGAACTGCGGAGGTAAATAAGTAAATCTGGACCTTGAACAAAACTCTCCATCAAATCAAAAAGAGATTTGTAGTTTTCAAAATCACGATTGGTCATCAAGCCCATGGCGTGTAAATTGGGTGCGAAAATATGAGCATCTTCGTAAATGGTGCGATCTTGAATAATGTCTTTACCACTTTCGCGAATTTGAGCGATTTGGCGAAAGCGACTATTTAAAAAGTAAACCTGTAAGTTAAAGCTCCAACGTTCCATTTGGTTATAGAAATCATCCAGATATGGATTATCTACTACGTCTTCTAATTGTGCTTCCCATTTATAATGTTTAGCAAGTAATTTGGTGAGCGTAGTTTTTCCAGCTCCAATGTTTCCGGCAATGGCAACATGCATATTATTTGGGTTTTAGTTGGTATTGATGAAGCATTTCATCGGTGTAAATATACAGGATTTGGTTGGTTACTAAAAACTGATTTATTAACAAATTAGGGAGGTCTATTTTTTGAATCTTTTTAGATTTTTCAGGAATGAGATAAAGTGTGTTTTCTTTTTTTAATATAATATTTTCGTCACTTTCTTTAATAGACGAAAACCCTATATTTTCAATTTTAGAAATCAAGCTTCCAGTATAGTTGTATTGATAGATAAAATCTTTGGTTAGTAACCAGCAAGAATTGTAATTGCTTGTTAGGTCTATAACCTCGCTTGAAATAGGTAAGCTTTTGGCGCGAATGTTATTAGCTTTATAATCATATAATTCCAGTTGTTGTAAATTCTGATTAAAAATCCAAATAGTATTATCACTTCCTGTAGCCACATGCGTCACATTTTTATACGCTTGAAGCGTGTTGAAATCTATCTTAAAAATTTCAGCTAAACGATTGTCAAGAATAATTACGGTATTAAAAGCCTTGTAAAACAGGTTGATTTTTAAAGGATTAAAAGTATTGGCTGAAGTGATATTTCCTAACTGTAGATTGCTGTATTTAAGATTAACGGCTTCTCGTTGTTTAATTAAGGTGTTGTTTTTAATAAAAAACAGCGTTTTAAAACTGTCTATGCCTATTATTGAATCTGCTTTTACTTCAATTTTTGAAAGCAGTTTTGCTTCAATAGTCTCCTGAGCAGATATTGAGCAAATGATAAAGTAAAAAAGGCAAAAAAAGTATTTCATATGAAGTGGAAAAGTACAAAAATCAATCCATTTTTACAGACCTAATTTTAATTCAATGCCATAAAGAGTGTTAATATTGGAGCATCATTTTTTTGTGAAAAAATTAACACTTGAAAGTTAAACGTTTTAGGTCTTTGTGAGTCTAACAGTAATATTAAACTGTATTTTTATTAAAACTAAAACCATCACATAATGAAGCTATTTTCAATTAATGCCATTTTTACTTGTATTTCACTATTCGCAACTTCACTTACTTTTGCACAAGATGATTTTCAAGGCGTCGCCACATACATGTCGAAAACGACTGTAGATATGGATAATTGGGGAGGACGAGAGATGAGTCCAGAGCGTAAAAAGATGATTATGGATAGAATGAAGAACATGTTCGAGAAAACATACATTCTTACCTTTAATAGAACAGAATCTACCTATAAGGAAGATGAGAAACTGGAAGCGCCAGGTGCTGGTGGCGGTATGATGGGCGGTATGATGAGTAGC
It contains:
- the ppk1 gene encoding polyphosphate kinase 1; translation: MAALYNTKYFHRDLSWLRFNHRVLQEAGDERNLLYERIKFLAIFSSNLDEFFKVRVSDIRQIKDIEKPLRKKLITKPNKVLKEIRKQVHLQQEAFGRIFIGEIIPALKKENIHLINVDAFSERQRQIAKDYFDKSLKSNIDSDLYTIHDNKSVFVENEALYLAALINDEQFEIVSIPSEHDRFFVFPTEDNKHYITFIDDIIKYNFRLKQAKPALNYYELKVSRDAELYIEDEFSGNLMQKIKEALPKRETGQATRILLDSKTPEALQNHLKKALDVSNADIILGGPHHNFKDFFEFPNPTNKQLLNAELAPKPHLLLSEYDSMFTAIAAKDQLIHYPYQSFEPVIRLLEEAANDEQITTIKMTLYRVAKTSRLNDAIALAAKKGKTVVIFIEAKARFDEENNLKWGKIFKENGAKVIYSYPGIKVHSKILYIERELKNTTERYCYIGTGNFNENTAKLYTDFGLMTTNKKITKELNRVFLVLEGVLIVPKAKKLLISPFTSRHKFSVMVEREIAFAHAGKQGLIILKMNSLQDNNMIKLLYKASNAGVKIRLLIRGICCLVPGIKGQSENITVTSIVDRFLEHGRVYLFGNNGDEKLFIGSADWMTRNLSHRIEVIAPILDPDNFKIIKEVLELQLEDNVKARIIDAEQKNDYVKNNKKPLQSQLATYNYF
- a CDS encoding deoxynucleoside kinase, encoding MHVAIAGNIGAGKTTLTKLLAKHYKWEAQLEDVVDNPYLDDFYNQMERWSFNLQVYFLNSRFRQIAQIRESGKDIIQDRTIYEDAHIFAPNLHAMGLMTNRDFENYKSLFDLMESFVQGPDLLIYLRSSISNLVAQIHKRGRDYENSISIDYLSRLNERYEAFVHGYDKGKLLIIDVDNLDFVDKPEDLGVILNKIDAEINGLF